CTATCTCCGGCTCAGGAAATAGTCTACCTAGGTCTCAGGTTGAATTCTGTGGCGTTTCGAGCTTTCCTATCGGAGGATCGCATCGAGACTTTTCACAGCTGCCTTTCCCTTTTCCAACAAGGAAAATCAGTCCAGTTCAGAATGTGCCTTGGCCATTAGGACTGATGGCCTCAACGGTGTCCGTGGTTCCCCTGGGACTGTTGCAAATGAGGGAATTTCAGAACTGGACAGCGTCACAAGGTATTCAGCCCCAAGAGCCACCTCAGCCAGCGAGTGCGGCGTCTCACCAGAATGCATGAGCTCTTCGTTATTGGAGAGCCCGTCTTTTCTCAGGACCGGCTGCCCCTGGGCCCGATCGTACTGAGGAAAGTAATGACGACAGACGCATCTCTCACAGGCTGGGGCGCAGTGTTCGAGGGCAGAACAGCGAGGGGGTTTGGTCTCCAGCTGAGAGAAAAGCACATAAATTTTTTAGAGCTACTGGCAGTGTTTCTAGCTCTGAGACATTTCGTGCACTTTCTCAAGAGTCATCACGTATTGGTCAGGTCAGACAATACAACGGtgatagcctacataaatcgacAAGGGGAGTGCGTTCTCACACGCTACACAGGTTAGCGAAGAGACTGATTACGTGGAGCAACAGGAACTTCCTGTCATTCACGCGACACATGTCCGGGGATAATGAACAGGGGCGGATCTATTGTCCAGGCGGAATCCTCTGAGcgggagtggagactccaccccaggTGATCCGTATGGTATGGCAGAGATTCGGCCAGGCTGCCGTAGATCTTTACGCGTCGCGCAAGGCAGCGCAATGCCCCTGTTCTTCTCTCTGACCGGAGACGATGCACCATTGGGTGTGGATGCTCTAGCCCACGAATGGCCAGGCGTGTTACTGTACGCGTTCCCTCCGTTGAGCTTGATCGAGCCAACACTCACGGAGGGTTCGGGGCGCGGACATGTTATGATTCTGATCGCACCGTTCTGGCCGGGGAGACTGTGGATTGCGGAGATCGCGCAACTGCTCCACAACCAGCCGTGGCCGTTACCAACGCGCagagatctcctctcgcaagcacGGGGGGAAATTTTCCATCCCTCCCCTCAGAAATTAGCTCTCTGGGCCTGGCCCGTGAGAGGTTGAATCTGAAAACCTCCGAAGGTGATTGAGACGATTCAGAACGCGAGGGCTGCCTCGACTCGTTCTTTATATGATCTCAAATGGAGAGTTTTTGAGGAATGGTGTGCTGACAAGAACAATGTTCCTTTCTTGTGCTCTGTGTCGAACGTGTTGAGTTTCCTTCAGGACCTCCTGGATAAGGGCAGAGCCTTCTCCACGGTTAAGGTTTATTTGTCCGCTATATCAGCGTGTCATGTGGGTATTGACTCGGGTACCATCGGCCGACACCCACTAGTCTGTCGATTCATGAGAGGGGCACGCAGGCTACACCCGGTGTCAAAGCCACTGGTCCCGCCATGGGATTTGTCGGTAGTACTGAGCAGCTCTCAAAAGCTCCGTTTGAACCCATTGATAGCATTGTCTTAAAGCTGCTCGCTTTGAAGACTGCTTTGTTACTGGCTCTTACAACGGCAAAGAGGGTCAGTGAACTACAGGCTTTATCAGTTCATCCCTCATGTATGATGTTCAGCCCCTGATGGTCAAAGAGCTCTTTTCAGGACTAATCCGGTTACGTGCCCAAAGTACTGGATCACGCGGATACAGTAAGAGCGGTTGACTTAACAGCTTTTCATCCACCTCCTTTTTATTCACCAGAGGAGGAGAGGTTACACTGTTTATGTCCGGTTAGATGCGCTGTACATGTATGTACAGAGAACCCGCACATTGCTTGGAAAAGTAACCAGCTGTTTGTATCATGGGCTGACTCTTTTAAGGGAAAGCCTAAATCACGGCAACGTCTTTCCCATTGGATGGTAGAGGCTATTGTGTTATGCTATAACAGCATGAACATGGAGCCCCCAGTAGGTCTCTGGCGCATTCTACAAGGGGAATGTCTACATCCTGGGCTCTATTTAAGGGTATATCGATTCAAGAAATTTCTTGCGGCAGccagctggtcctctccgcacacatttatACGTTTTTATAGATTGGATGTTACAGAGCCATCTCTGGCGCACTCAGTTCTGGGAGTAAGTAGCCAGAGGGTGTGAGTTGGTTCGTTTTTGGTAAGTggatattttatctccttttgttttcagtCTGCTTCGTCAGCATATCGGCAATACGGGAGTGGTCTAtatcccatagtgagataccgaatgaatgttagaaagagaacgataaggttactgacgtaacccaGGTTCTCTGATAACATGAAGTGAGGTATCTCACAAACATTGCCCTCCTTGCCTCGTAGCACGGAGAAGAGATATGCGGAGAATGACGAAACGGCAGGTGACTGCAGTTTATATACAGGAGGTGACTCCTGATCGCTGCAGCGATTGGTCTGCCAGGGTTGGCAGACGTGGTGTAATAGGTGCTTCCGCGATCGGTCACGCCCAGAGGCgttcccatagtgagatacctcacttcatgttatcagagaacctgggttacgtcagtaaccttATCGATCTGAGTCAATGTGTAACAGACCAGTAGAAATGAATCAAGAATCACGGTTATAAAAAATCTGTTGCAATGCACGTTCCCAAAAATCATTTTATTATAATCATAATTTTGCATTTCTCACGGCCATAGAAGATAgtgatctttttttttacagtgagtgAAAGTTAATTCTGAATTTATGCATTTGACCAGAAAAACACTGAACTGTCCACTCAACAACCGGACTAGAAACTCTAGTCATAAAACTGATTTAGATCTAAAATagtagggctggacgatatggcaaaatatattatcacaatatttttttccatattgatcgatatcgatatttgttacgatatataatttaataatgctgcccgtttgaaaagtatactgataatgatgccctGCCACGAGGGAACCAAGTGCCTTGTTTTTTTATCAGCTGACAAAACCTTTGCAATGGCCTTCTCCTGCTCCAGCACTCGTGCTATCTTTATcacatactctcggtgtggtcgctgggatggtaccctttcaggtgaccgaaaaggtttgttgtgtttcccgtcttggttatcaccgaccgacggcatattttgcAGActgtctttatttgcgcgtcgtcgcttttcagatatccaaaccacttccatataattgacgtcttgttaccttttttgtcaacaatttcctcagctttggaagatagttcgagttcgtcgtttccactcattttttctttacactcactttcttcactgccggtagctcaaacagtgctctgctagcaaatgggcgtgtacttagacgcacaagccaaaatctgcgttctgactggctgttgtctgtttatttctgctttgtaataggcagTATCCATAtagagtaaacatgtcaaaagtttatcatcgtagtctaaataaatattatcgcgatgccatattgAGATcatttatcgcccagccctataaaATAGTAAGTAAAAGCTCAgattacatacaaaaataaattctctagcAATTGAAAACCTACCAACTAAGTTCTGAGAACACAAATGTTCTGCTTTTCCATCAAACAGCAACTATATATtaggatgcaatgtgttggatttgCATTATGTGCAAACacagaaatgtagttttatactgttgtggagcttgttcattctcttccgattgagtttcaaatatggttgTATTTGAGGTGCTGCACgatattagccaatcagaacagtgggcgtttacactgAAGTTTTaactgagtgtttcagacagagggccagagacagggaggaaaattatcaaatattactaaattatgactgattTAGTGAaagaaaaactttactaacattatcagtggacctcagggaagataatacaattataaaatagagcatttcatgacccctttaaaacttcATCTATTCATTtaccagacacttttatccaaagtcaaATAAAATTCTTCTTTATGTCAGCTGACATGACTTTGAGTTTGCCACAAACCCAAGAACCTGCCGTAGATCACAACTTCTGTCAAATGTAATTATAGTGATTAAATATTAGATGTTAACACTCACAGAGCTTTTCTGCAGTTCCTCACAGCTGGTAAGAGTCTCTGTCGACCCTCTATTGAATATATTTGCCATTTGTTGGGGTCTAACTCATCCAGCACCTCCTCTGACATCAGGATCATGTGGGCCAAAGTTGAACATTGTGCAAGTGAAagttctttctttgtttcagatTTTAAAAAGATCTGCATTTCTTCAACAACAGAATGATCTTTCATTTCAATCAAGCAGTGTGAGAGATTCATCCATCTTTCAGGACTGACGTTTTGAAATTGATCTTGTTTGAGGTTTTGGATTATTTTCTTCATGATCTCTGGATTGTTCTCTGTGTGTTTCAGTAGATCCTGTAAGAGTCTCTGATTGGACTCCAGTGAGATGCCATGAAGGAATCGAAGGAAAAGATCCAGATCTCCAGTTTTAATCTCCAGGGCTTTAATCATTACTGCCATCATAAACACATCCAGAGGAACATCCTCACATCGAGTTCTGTGTTTTCCTCTCAGAAACAttttcagaacatcacagttcttgtgtaaataacagaaaaacaCATAAAGTGCTGCAAAAAACTCCTGAAAGCTCAGATGAATGAAGCTGTAGACTTTCCTCTGATGAATCACAGATTCCTCCTTAAAGATTTCAGTGCAGATCCCAGAATACACCGAGGCGTCAGTGACGTCTATGCCGCTCTCAatcaggtcctcctcatagaacaTGACATTGCCCTTCATCAGCTGTTTGAAAGCCAGTTCAGCAAGTTTCACAATCACTTTTTCTGGATCTCTCTCTTCATACTTCTCATTCCTCATTTTGATCTGAATGAGCAGGAAGTGGATGTACATTTCAGTCAGAGTTTGAGGGATTTCTGCACTGTCATCTTGTTTCAGGATGTTTTGAAGCACAGTGGATGAgatccaacagaagactggtatgtggcacatgatgtggaggcttcttgctcttctaatgtgtgagatgattctgctggcttgatgctcatcactgattctcttcctgaaatattcctccttctgagggtcattgaatCCCTGGATTTCAGTCACACGGTTGATGTATTCTGAggggatctgattggctgctgctggtctggaggtggTCCAGATGAGAGCGGAGGGAAGCAGATCTCCTTTGATGAGGTTTGACATCAACACACCCACTGATGAAGTCTCAGTCACATCAGAAACTTTCTCACTGTCTGAAAACTTCAGAGGAATTCTGCTTTCATCCAGACGAACACAACTTTACACTCATCATAAATCTTTGAGTCCAGATCATGAAGGTCAGGATGAAAGTCCAGCAGAAGTTTGTGAAGACTGTACTGGTGATCTTTAATCAAGTTCAGCTCTCGAAATGGAAGCACAAACATGAAATCTACATCTTGATTGGCTTTTCCCTCGgcccagtccacaatgaacttctgcacagagactgttTTTCCAATTCCAGCGATGCCTTTAGTGAGAACAGTCTTGatgttttctcttctcttctcctcacaTCCTGGTTCAGATAAAggtttaaagatgtcattgcagtTGATTGGAGTGTCTTGGAGTGTCCTGTAACTTTTCTCCATCTGTAAAACCTCATGTTCTTCATTCACTCCTTCACTCTCTCCCTCGATGATGTAGAGCTGTGTGTAAATCCTGTTCAGGAGGGTTTGATTCTCTTGTAGTTTGATTCCCTCAAATAAACTCTCAAACTTGTTCTTCATGATGGTTTTGTGAGTGTCTTTGAGTCTCTGTAGGACATCATCCACTGCTTCTGTCCGATCGGACGTCCCAGATCTGATCAGATCAGCTCTCTCCACACTGCAGAGGAATTAAGAAGAACAGAGGAACTAAGAAAATTGAGACACTCAAAGTTTCAATCAGAATTTGCATATGGTCTGGGGGCATGataaattgtgttatttttatttctatgcattatttttcatataataaaatgctttattagcttgttaaatcaacagccctaattattaatGATCTTATTCTTCCAAATTCCAGTTTGTACTGAAGCTACTGAGAGAAGTCCATCAAAATGgaattatctttttttaatgagtgatcataaaaattgcatgtttttattttgtacggCCCTGAAGAAGCAATTTGACATCACAGAtcctcacatactgtatattccacaagacaaaattgtaactgaatttacacacatgATCCTGTTCAGAAGTTTATATTCTCTTGGTgtttaatatggtgtgttgctttctcgatgatcagtgactgtttgtgtaataattgttcatgcaTTGTCCTGAGCAGTGACGACTAATAACTACTTTATAATTATTTGGTttctcagcatcttctgcacatttgagttcttcccaacagtggctataAATGAGATtcagcttttgacacttgggacaattgagggactcatTCTCAACTATTACAAAAGCTGCAAACAATTACTGccgctcaagaaggcaacacaagaagcagcaaggggtgcaaacttttgaacaggatgatttgtgcaaataagagtacattttgtgttatgtagcttttgaagggcagcACTGCATAAcaaattagtgttgtcaaaaataccggtactccggtaccaagtcggtactcaaacaaacattttttacgataccagaatttctgaaggtaccgagtaccgggtctacccatgcagagtcgggaacttttgaatgctcacaacaagcaaagatggcgacaagcaaactgctgcagagtctcaactgaatcttgtctaaatgaaaagtggaataagccaggtttggaaattctttggatttgaggctgatgaaaagggaaacatcatagatcagcaaaaacctatttgtaaacgctgctttcacaatattctgacgaaaggaggaaacgcatcaaacttaataaagcacctgaaagacagacacccggcttaattcaagcaaataaagcaggggagtttaaccctctggggtctgagggtattttgggccctggagaagttttgacatgccttgacatttgtgcttttttcagttgcttaaaaacatattcatgGCTAAAgcctgataacactgtattcagcacaaactgggcaacaataatatgtgagcaacatgtgtgtacaggtttgtatttctgagaaaataacgtttatgcgtggtttttgaaaaaactacaattttaagtcattgaaataaggccatataacacatactaaacatttgtccacaagactattgagaactggatcttgcagccgagagtttttgctacaaaat
The sequence above is a segment of the Xyrauchen texanus isolate HMW12.3.18 chromosome 38, RBS_HiC_50CHRs, whole genome shotgun sequence genome. Coding sequences within it:
- the LOC127631549 gene encoding LOW QUALITY PROTEIN: NACHT, LRR and PYD domains-containing protein 3-like (The sequence of the model RefSeq protein was modified relative to this genomic sequence to represent the inferred CDS: inserted 1 base in 1 codon); amino-acid sequence: MSLYEEREDGAVDHQRAASPESSCVSMKSNNSMIKPPDLSDGAVTSDPVQRNTFVPPESSCVSMKSNNSMIDPPNLSDGVIRQRNTFVPPESSCVSVKSNISMSHPPNLSDGVIRNTRGRKRGRDTSHDETDYEEADKTLAQKIKLLEYQEESMGNSSMFDPSNLSADSVNSVERADLIRSGTSDRTEAVDDVLQRLKDTHKTIMKNKFESLFEGIKLQENQTLLNRIYTQLYIIEGESEGVNEEHEVLQMEKSYRTLQDTPINCNDIFKPLSEPGCEEKRRENIKTVLTKGIAGIGKTVSVQKFIVDWAEGKANQDVDFMFVLPFRELNLIKDHQYSLHKLLLDFHPDLHDLDSKIYDECKVVFXLDESRIPLKFSDSEKVSDVTETSSVGVLMSNLIKGDLLPSALIWTTSRPAAANQIPSEYINRVTEIQGFNDPQKEEYFRKRISDEHQASRIISHIRRARSLHIMCHIPVFCWISSTVLQNILKQDDSAEIPQTLTEMYIHFLLIQIKMRNEKYEERDPEKVIVKLAELAFKQLMKGNVMFYEEDLIESGIDVTDASVYSGICTEIFKEESVIHQRKVYSFIHLSFQEFFAALYVFFCYLHKNCDVLKMFLRGKHRTRCEDVPLDVFMMAVMIKALEIKTGDLDLFLRFLHGISLESNQRLLQDLLKHTENNPEIMKKIIQNLKQDQFQNVSPERWMNLSHCLIEMKDHSVVEEMQIFLKSETKKELSLAQCSTLAHMILMSEEVLDELDPNKWQIYSIEGRQRLLPAVRNCRKALMSGCDLTVQHFEIVSSALQSSNSPLRELDLSNNDLQDSGEKLISDALKSTNCHLEILRLCGCNLTYQCCESLASALQSSNSPLRELDLSNNDLQDSGVKLISDALKSTNCHLEILRLSGCMVTEVGCCYVTSALISNPSHLKELDMSYNHPGESGVKLLTERLNDPHCTLDKLNVNHGAEINMTPGPQKYFCDLTLDPNTAHTELSLSEENSKVTRVIESQSYPDHPERFDYYHQVLCRESLTGRCYWETEWSGNKVYISVTYKGIKRKGNSYDCEFGCNKISWRLECSNHSFSVWHNNNIITDIRVPSDHSKRIGVYLDWTSGTLSFYSVSHTDTLTHLHTFNNTFTEPLYAGYRFYFNDSSVTLCHIKQPSV